Below is a window of Allomuricauda ruestringensis DSM 13258 DNA.
GGACTCTGGAGATGAGTTTTTGTTTGAAGGACAAGGAAATGGCCTGTATACAACCTCTAATTTTATTCCAGTTTTGTACCATCAGTATCAACTAGAGATCATTTATGACAATGAAACCTATTTGGCCACGGAGACGTTGTACCCCGTTAGTGACATTAAAGCCCTAACCCAATCTACCGAAGGTGGTTTTGATGATGAGTTTCTGGAACTAAACCTTTATTTTGACGACCCCGAGGAAGAAGAAAACTTTTATCTGATCAGGTACCAAGAAGAAGGCGACCCGTTTCCCGATTTAGAAGACCAATCTGATGAATTTACCAACGGCAACGAGCAGCACGACTTTTACGAAAAAGACGATGATGAAGACAATAACGAACAACCTTTTGAGCCTGGTGATACCGTTTTTGTTGATCTTTATGGAATTTCGGAGCAATATTACAACTACATCCGCCTGCTGATAGAGCAATATTATAGCGCAGGGGATCCATTTGGTGCCGTACCCGCACCCATAAAAGGGAATTGTATCAACCAGGACAACCCAGCTAATTTTGCTTACGGATATTTTAGGGTAACGCAGGTTTCCAGAGGCTCCTACACATTTCAATAAAGCTCAAAACAATGCAGTATTATTTAATAGTTTTACGTAAAACACCCTTTTTTTGAGGCAAAAACCACTAATTTTAAGAGATGGGAACATCAAAAGAACTAAAACTACGATGCTGGATAGATATTGACGGGAAAAAGTTTTTTGGCTCTGGGCGAGCGCAACTTTTGATGATGATCGATAAGAATGGTTCATTGTCCAAAGCGGCCAAGGAAATGGGCATGTCCTACCGAAAAGCATGGTCCATGGTGGAGGATATGAATTTAAGAGGGCAACAACCTTATGTAGAATTGCACAAAGGAGGCACAACAGGTGGCGGGGCCGAGTTAACGGAAACAGGCAGAAAAGTACTTTCCACCTTCCTTGCTATGAATACTAAAATCACCGCAACCGTTCAGCAACATACTGAGGAAATGTTAGGGTTGATTTAAATCTGAATGCCAAAACCGTGCATTAGAATCAATCGAAAGCCCACGTAAACCACCAAAATACTGGTCAGCACCCCCAAAAACTTCAAATTGAACTTTTTGTTGGACAGATAAGAACCGATACTCCCGCCAATCACAACAGCAACAATAAGTTGTAGCATCAATTCATTGTTCAACTTGAAGGTTCCTGCCACATTTAGGCCAATCAAGCCCGAAATGGAATTCACCAAAATAAAAACAGAAGCCAATGAAGCGATAGTTCTAGGATTGGCCCATTTTAAAAGATTTAGCACAGGTGACAAGAAAATCCCCCCTCCGATGCCAGATACTCCCGAAAGCAAACCAATACTTCCGCCCAGCAGTAGCTTTTTGGTATTAGAGAACTCGTAGGTATCCATTTTTTTTTTCACAAAACGCAATAGCATAAAAATACCAGCCAAGACAAGGGATATTCCCAATACCATAAAAAAAGAGGTTTTGGAAAGTCGCAACAGCGCTCCGAGATATGCCAATGGGATGCTTGCCACTAAAAAGGGCCAAAACTTTTTTAAAGTAAACACTCGATTCTTTATAAAAAATAGCGTCCCAATCGTAACGACACAAATATTTAAAATGAGTGCAGTGGAGCGTATCTCGTAAAAATCGGTCAGGAAAAGACTTAAAATGGCCAAATAACTCGACCCACCTCCAAATCCGACAGAGCTATAAAAGAGCGCAATCAAAAAGAAGACAATGGGTAGATATTCAACGCTCATCCATCAAGAAATTAGCTTGCATTTTATGTAGTCTCCTTCTTTGAGTTGCTCCCCATCATCTATAAAAGCGAGGGCATTCCCCTTGGCCATGGATTGAATCATAGAGGATCCTTGACCATCCAAAATCTCTACTCTTCCATCCAAAATATGGGCTTTTAGAAAGGACGGACGCCCAAAACGGTTTTCGTAAGCATGTTTTATAGGAAACTGATAGATAGGCAAACCTGTGGTTTCGTAACCCGATAATTTTTGGAGCAACGGAAGTACATACACATAAAAACAAGTAAGTGATGATGCTGGATTCCCTGGTAGGGCAAATACAAATTGATTGTCCTTTCGTCCAAAATATAGCGGCTTGCCAGGTTTTTGAAACACCTTGTAAAACAATTCGTTAACTCCATTTTCTTCGAGGGATTGTTTTACAAAATCATAATCGCCCACTGATATTCCTCCCGAGACAATCAGCACATCACAAGACTCCAATGCAGTTTTAATGCCTGCTTTGGTCGCCTCAAAATCATCTTGTATCTGTGTTTTTTTATGGTGCTTAAACCCAAATTGCTGCAGTGCACCCGAAATCGCATAGCTGTTGGATTCATATATCTGTCCCTCGGTCTTAGGTTGCCCTGGTTTAACCAATTCATTTCCCGTAGTGATGATATTGACTTGAGGTTTTGAATAAACTTCCAATTTTTCCAATCCCAAACTTCCCATTAAAGCCAAAGATGGTGGATTCAAAATATGTCCTTTTTCAAATACTTCTTGACCCTCCGTTAACTGCCCACCTTTTTTACGGATGTTTTGTCCAGTTTTAGGCATTTCATCCAAGAAAAGCGTGCTCTCCTTTACCGAGGTTTTCTCCTGCATCATTACAGCCGAAGTATTTTTAGGCACTTTTGCTCCTGTAAAAATCCGAACGGCTTCACCATCACCAATCAATACTTCTTTGGAATCACCAGCGGCGACCTCCCCTACCAACTTATATTCTTGATAAAGTCCACACAAGGCATAGCCGTCCATCGCGGAATTATCAAATTCGGGCACATCAAAAGGCGATACCGTATTTTTTGAAAGTGCATAACCAAGTGCCCCTTCAAGGGGCTTTGTTTCACTTTTTAAACTGATGTTTTGGTCTTCAATAATGCGAAGTGCTTCTTCAATCGTAACCATTAGCCCCCTATTGAAATCATTGAACGGTTTTGCTCGTAGTGTTCGGCATCCATCTTAACATCCATACCATCTCGGGAATGTTTCTTGGATTTTATGGCTTCCAAAATAATTTTATCAATATTCTCCCCATTGCGAAGCGGTGTCAACAAATCCGTTTCCGATGTGGCAAACAAACAATTTTTCATCTTGCCATCAGCAGTTAGGCGAATACGGTTGCATTCATCACAAAAAGGATTGGTAATTGTACTGACAATTCCAAAACTTCCTTTGTGTCCCTTCACCCTAAAATTGGTGGATGTGCTATGTTTTGGATTTTTCAAGGTCTCGATTTCCCCAAACTTGTCTCCGACCGTCTTTAAAATTTCATCCTTGGAAACTCCTTTGCTCCAGTCCCATTTATTGCCTTTAAAAGGCATAAATTCAATGAACTTGGGCGTAATCTTTTTATCCTTGGTCAAGGCGATAAAATCATTGATTTCTTTATCGTTTACCCCCTTTATCAATACAATGTTGAGTTTGATGTCCATATCCATATCGAGTGCCATCTCCAAGTTGCGCATAATGCGCTCGTAATAATCACGCTTGGTTATGAATATCGATTTGGCCTTGTCCAGCGTATCCAGACTAAAGTTGATTTTGCGCAGTCCAATCTTATCGAACAGATCCAAATATTTATCCAGAATAATTCCGTTCGTGGTCAATTTTAGGGTCACACCCAATTTGGCGAGCTCTTCGACCAAAAAGCCAAAATTCTTCCGAACCAAAGGTTCGCCGCCTGTCAAACGTACCGTATCCACTCCCAAATCCCTGAAAGTCCTCGTCATTTCAATGATTTCCTCCAAAGTCATAATGCTGGGCTTTTCCATTAACTCAATGCCTTCTTCGGGCATACAATAAAAGCACCGAAGGTTGCATCTGTCCGTCAACGAAATGCGGAGATAGGTATGTGGCCTACCGAAATTGTCTATTATTTGTGGTTTCTTTTCAATCATGTCTTTTTCCTTCTATCACTTTAAATGCGTGCAGCACGTGCGGAAAAATCGCATCCATGGATTCCGCCGCTCCTTTGGTGGAGCCAGGCAACGCCAGAATGAGTTTACCGTCTTTGATGCCCGCGATGGAACGCGAGAACATCGCATAAGGCATTCGTTCCTGCCCGTAGCTTCGCATTTGTTCTTCTACTCCTTTTAGTTTGATGTCCAACAAAGGTTCCAAGGTCTGTGGGGTGACATCTCGTGGCCCCACGCCCGTACCTCCCGTAAAAATCACCAAGTCTGCGGTGGTACTTCCCATTATTTTGATGATTTCCTCAGCTTCATCAGGTATAATGCTTTTCTGCGATTCCACACCAAAGACTTTTAGCCGCTCCATAATGGCCTCTCCTGCCCTGTCCTCGCCTTTTCCTTTGGAAATGGTATCGGAACAAACGACAACATCCGCAGTCAGTCCTTCTGAATTTATTTTGAAAGAGGATTTTCCTCCTTTTTTCGATTTGAGGCGAATGGTGCTGATTTCAATATTTTTATCAATGGGTTTGAGCATATCGTACATCGTGAGGGCAACAATGCTTGCTCCATGCATCGCCTCTACCTCTACCCCTGTTTTGTAAATGGTCTTCACCGTCATCGAAATGATGATGTCCAACCCATCGATTTTATAATCAATTCCCGTGTATTCAATGGGCAACGGATGGCAATCGGGTAAAAGGTCGGGTGTTTTCTTCACCCCCAACAAGCCGGCTGCCTTGGCCATTTCAAACACATTCCCTTTGGGAACATCGTTGTTTTTGATAGCATCTATCGTAGCCTGACTGCTCGTTTTCACGATAGCTTCCGCCGTGGCTTCCCGTAAACTGGTTATTTTATGTGTAATGTCTACCATTTACTTGTTTACTTTCCATTGATGGGTTTCGTCCTCAAAAATCTCTTTACCGAATACAGGCACTTTCGCCTTGATTTCCTCCACAAAAAAGTTGGTGGCTTCAATCGCAATCTTTCGGTGAGCGGAGGATGTGAACACAAATAAACAGAGTTCTCCAACCTTCACCTTGCCCAAACTGTGATAAATATGGGCGCAAGTTATGTCGAACTTGGCAAATGCGGTTTCCCGTATTTCGTGGAAGACTTTCTCCGCCATTTCCTCATAGGCCGTGTAATCGATAGCGGTCACGGTTTTTCCATCCACTTCGTCGGCCCTAATTTGCCCCAAGAAAATACTGTGGGCACCAATTTTGGTCTTGCTTTGATGATTCGCTACCGAATTGGCTATTTTTTCGGGAGGAATTGCTCCTTGTACAAATACTTTTTTTGGTTTCTTCTTATCCATCAATTATTGTTTCTATTCCGCCTTCCACATTTTTGAGGTTGTGAAAGCCAAATTCATTTTCAAGGATTTCAATTGCGTTTTTGCTTCTTTTTCCTGACTGGCAGAACACAAAAACTTCTTGATTGTTCGGTATTTCCTCGTGCCGAGTTACCAAATCGTTCAAAGGGATACTCAACACGTTTTTCCCTTTTGGCTTGGGCTGCTCGAACACTTCGCGGACATCGAGGTACCAATGCTCCTTATGCTTTAAATCGCAATCAATATAAACAGGGGCAATCCCTTCTTTGCGTATTTTTTCAACTTCTTCGGGGCGCTTGTTTATTTTGATGGTCTGCTCGCTGGCCTGCATCATGTTGATAAGCTTAATTTTGCCCGAAAGCACCTCACCTGCACCCAAAATAATTTTGAGCACTTCCGCAGCTTGCAGGGTTCCCAGAATACCTGGCAGTACACCCAATACACCCGTAGCTTCGCAACTGATATTCTGTCGCGTACTTTTCGGGAACACACAGCGATAAGTCGGCCCATCGTTATAATTGAAGACTGATAATTGTCCTTCATTTTTATAAATGGAGGCAAAAACCCAAGGTTTGTCCACTAGTATACAAGCATCGTTGATGAGATACTTGGTTTCAAAATTGTCGGTTCCATCCAGGACAACATCGTATTGGTTGATGATTTTTTCTGCATTTTCAGTGGTCAACGGCTCTTCATAAATCTCAAACTGTACCTCACTGTTCTGTTTTTCCAAACGTTGTTTGGCCACCACTGCTTTGGGCCTCCCCACATCCGATTCTTGGAACAATACTTGCCTGTGCAAATTGGACATTTCGACTTTGTCGTGGTCCATTAGACCAATTTTGCCCACTCCGGCTCCCACCAAATACATCGCGGCGGGACAGCCCAAACCACCAACACCAACAATCAAGACCTTGGCATTGCGAAGTTGTTCTTGCCCTTCCGGCCCAACTTCCTTGAGTTTTATTTGTCTATCGTATCTGCTCATCCTCCTGCGAACGGTGGCAATAAGGCCACTTCGTCCCCATCTTTTAGGGTTATTTTATCGTCCAAATTTTGATTCACCGCAATCTGCACGGAATCTTTATCCGCAATGGCAAGTCCGTTCAGGCATTGTGCTTTCAGCTCCGAGGCCGTGAGCTCTCCGTTGAACTCCAAAACCTCTTCGAACTTGTCGGCTGCTTCTGCCACCAAACCAAAATATTTGACTGTCACTTTCATACCTCCATTTGCTTTAGTTGCTGTACATCTTCTTCGGTATCCACATCAAATCCTCCATTTTTGAAGGTTTCCGTACAGAAATTAAACTCTTCTAAGTGCATTAGTTTTTTAGCTCCTTCGTCACCTTTCAATTTCAATAACAGCGGAAACGCTGCTTTACCAAAAATGGCCGGCACTCCAATATTATCACCATACTTTGAATACGTCGCTTTAGGATTCTTGGTCAGTTGGGTGTGCACCAACTTGATTAGATTGGTAGGCTCCAAAAAGGGTTGGTCCGAGACCAAGAAAAGTATGTGGTCCAATCCATTTTCTTCTGCAAGCGCAGCTTCTAGTCCAATTTTAATACTAGAGGCCATTCCTTGCTCCCAATCAGGGTTGGTTGCAACTTTAAAACCATCCGAGCTTATCTTTTGCTGAATTTTGTCTTGATTGGCACCCAGCACCAAAATCTTGATCTGGAAACCTAACATATCCACCTGGTCCAAGGTGCGTTCCAAAAGGGTTTTTCCGTTGAATTCCACCAATTGTTTGGGTCGACCCAATCTAGATGAGCCTCCTGCCGCCAAAACAACAACTGCTATGTTTTCTTCTGCACTCAAATGGATATTTTTTGAAATTCGTTTGCTGTAGTATCGTGAATGGGTTCGGTTTTTTGCTTTAAGGGTCGGGCATCTTTTTGCTTCAAAACACTTTGAATTTCAGCCAAAATGGACAATCCAATCTCTGCCGGTGTCTCTGCTCCGATTTCCAAGCCTACTGGTGCGTGAATTTTGTTCAAATCGTCCTTGGAAACTACTATTCCTTCGTCTGCAAGCTCGTTGAGCATACGGTTGTATTTTTTTAATGGCCCGAGTATGCCTATATAGGGTGTCTCCGTTTTTCCCAACAATAGCTTTAGCACTGATAGATCATAATTATAATTATGGCTCATCAATACAAAACAAGTGTGCTGGTCTATATTAATGTTTTCCAAAGTTTCCTGAGGTTTGGCGACAATCACTTGGCAAGACCCGACAAATCGCTCTTTGTTGGCGTGCGTGGGACGTCCATCGGTTACGGTTACGTTCCAGCCCAATAAATCGGCTTGTTGCGCCAAAATTTGGGCATCGTTCCCTGCTCCAACCAAAACCACTTTAACGGGTGGTTGATGCATTTGAATAAATAGATAATGCTTCTCATCATCAATCTCTAGCTCACCAAAACAGGAATAACCTTCATTGATAACCTCTTTGCCTTTTATAAACAAAGCTTTGTGCAAATCATTATGGATTTGTTTGCTCAAAACAACCTGATTTTCATCGGACACTAAAACTGTTCCTGATTGCTTTTGGGTTTTATCCAAATTAAAAAGTACGGAAATAGCCATGGGTACTTCCTGTTCGGAAACGGCTCTCAAAAGCTCGCAGGGATTATTTGCATCAGTATAATCAATAGGCTCAAAAAGCACCTGAATGATTCCATTGCAGCCTAATTGTGCTCCGATTATTGCATCATCTTCGTCGCTGGTATCATAAGTCACCAGTTTGTTTTCTTGTTTGTCCAAAGCAAAAAGTGCCTTTCTTAGTGCATCTCCTTCCAAACAACCTCCGCTGATGGCTCCCGTAATATTCCCGTATTCGTCCACCAACATTCGTGCACCCGGCCTACGGTACGATGAACCATCAACATGAACCACAGTGGCCAATACGCAGCGAATGTGCTGTGATTTCAACTCCAAATAACGTAATATGATGGTATCCAACTCTCTCATAGACTGACAGTTTTTAGTTGGTTGACGGCTTTTTTGATTTCGTACACGGCCTTTTCAATATCTTCGGAAGTGGTATTTAGCCCTGTGCTGATGCGTAAGCTCGCCAAAGCTGTTGCATCATCGTACCCCATGGCTTTTAGCACGTGCGATGGTTTTACAAGGTTCGCATTACAGGCTGAACCGCGAGATACGGCCAACTTGTTGAGATACCGCAGCAATTTAGAACCGTCCATATTTGAAAAAGAAACGTTGGTAGTATTGGGCAAGCGTTCCTCTACATTACAATTAATTGTTGCTCCCCCGATAGCCAAAAGCTCTTGCTCCAATTGGTTTCGCAGGTTTAATTGCTTTTGATGGTCTTCTTCAATGCTTTGTTGGGCAATGGCACAAGCTTTTCCAAAACCGACTATTCCAGGAACGTTTAAAGTTCCTGGTCGAACTCCTTTTTCATGATTTCCTCCGAAAAGATGTTTCGCAATTGATATTTTGTTGTTTTTGTTCAAATAAAGTGCTCCGACCCCTTTAGGACCATATAGCTTGTGAGACGAGAAAATGGCTAAATCAATTCCTAAATCCTGAAGATCAACGGGAATTTTACCAACAGCTTGCGTAATATCGGACATTACAGAAACTCCTTTGGAATGCGCTAATTCGGTGATTTTTCTTATGGGGTGAATCAGGCCTGTTTCGTTGTTGGCCAACATGATGCACACCAAAATTGTAGATGGTTTAAGAGCAGTTTCTAACTCGTTCAAATCAATATTTCCATGATTGTCCACATCCAGGTAGGTGACCTCAAATCCATCGGCTTCCAACGCATCCATACATTCGAGTACGGCTTTGTGCTCTGTTTTACATGTAATAATATGATTGCCTCTACTCCTATTCCTCCTGCAAAACCCAAACAAGGCCAAGTTCGCAGCTTCCGTTGCGCCCGAAGTAAAAGTTATTTCTGTAGGTCTGCAGCTCACAAGCTTTGCCACTTGGTTGCGCGCAGTCTCTACCGCATCATCAGCACACCACCCAAAGGAATGGTCGCTACTTGCATTACCAAAATTCTCGGTAAAATAAGGCAGCATCGCCTCCACTACCTCCGGGGTCGTAGGAGTAGTTGCATTATAATCCAGATATATTTTTTCGGTCAGAGACAAATTATTATCGTTATGTACAGATATGCATAACGCAATTTAATAAGAATAACAATGAATTCATTACATTTTTCAAACCATTATGAAATTAATTTCATTTTTTTTTGGCTCGTCAGTTATTAATCGTAATATTGCAATGAATAAATATTAAAAAGTGGGATTAACCAAGACTGAAATATTCACCGATAAGCAGAACCAGATTGCACTGTACGCCAAAGCTTTTGGTCACCCTGCCCGTGTCGCCATATTGCAGTACTTGTTTAAACTGAACGCCTGTGTTTGTGGGGATTTAGTGGATGAAATCGGTTTGGCCCAGCCTACCATTTCACAACATTTAAAAGAACTTAAACATTTGGGCTTGATTAAAGGCAACGTTGAAGGTACTAGCGTTTGTTATTGTATTGACGCTGAAAATTGGAAAAAGATGAAATCGGTAATGTTCGATTTCTTGGACCAAGACCTCACCTCAAAAGAGTGTTGTTAAAAAAATTTGAATCTATTAATCGCAATATTACAATAAATATATATAATCATGAAGTTAGAAGAAGTAAAATCAGCCTTGCAACAATTGAATACCATCGCCTTTCAATTACCTAACGGCGAATTGGTCCCCAATCATTTTCATGTTACCGAGGTGGGTAAAATAACAAAACATTTTATCGATTGTGGCGGAACTGTCCGTAACGAAGAAGTTGTCAATTTTCAACTTTGGAACGCGAATGATTATGACCATAGGTTACATCCTGAAAAATTGGTCCATATTATTGAACTATCCCAAAAAACTTTGGATATTGGAAATTTAGAGGTGGAAGTGGAGTACCAAGGGCAAACCATAGAGAAGTTTTCTCTTGATTTTGACGGTACCAACTTTTTGTTGACCACCAAGCAAACCGATTGCTTGGCTAAGGACAAATGTGGTGTGCCCGACGAAAAGCCCAAAGCAAAATTGTCCGAATTACAAAGTTCTGAATGCTGCACCCTGGGTAGCGGATGCTGCTAATCCCACTAAAACACTCTGGACTTGAGGTTCATAGGTTTAGAAAGACAATGAAATTGCCGTGGTTATTAGGTTTTTGCCTGCTTGCCGCAAGCGGGAGTTATTCAGCAAGCACAGATTAACCCAGTCACCTAATAACTTAATAACTCATAGGATGCACAAAATAAACCATGTATTTGAAATCCATAGTTTAAAGAAAAGAATAAAATTCTTTGTCCATCCAGTATCAAGTCCTCCCTTAATCCCTCCCTTTGGGGGGGCTGGAGAGGGGGCATCTATAAATTTATAGTAACCAAAGTAATATGGCACTTTTTAAAGTATTGACCGATTTTGTCTTAGCGTTGGACATACAATCCATTGCAACGGAAAGAAAACAAACCTTATCATCCCTTGTAGATTATATTCAGCAAAAGGTAGATGATGGAAAATCCATACGCATCAATTTTATTTGTACACACAATTCCCGACGGAGCCATTTGTCCCAAATCTGGGCACAGACCCTGGCGTATCAATTTGGAATAGAAAACGTGACCTGCTACTCTGGAGGAACCGAAGCTACCGCCCTATTTCCAATGGTGGCAGAAACCTTGACAAATACAGGGTTTGAGGTGAAAACGCTTTCCGAAGGAAACAATCCCGTGTACAGCATTAAATTTTCAGAGAACGAGCATCCCGTAATAGGTTTCTCCAAACGAATGGATGATGATTTCAACCCAAAATCAAACTTTGTAGCCATTATGACCTGTTCCCAAGCAGATGAGGGATGCCCTTTTGTTCCAGGGGCCGAAAAACGGATTCCAATCACTTACGAAGACCCTAAAGCTTTTGACAATACTTCCCATCAAGCTGAAAAATACAGCGAGAGGAGTACTCAAATCGCAGCGGAAATGTCGTATGTTTTCTCTCAAATAAAAAAATAATGGCAACCAAGAAATTAAACTTTTTAGATAGAAACCTGACCCTTTGGATTTTTGTTGCAATGGCCTTTGGTGTTGCAATAGGTTACTTTTTCCCCAACTTTCCGGATTTTGTGGATTCTTTTAGCAGCGGAACAACAAATATTCCCATTGCCATTGGGTTAATTTTAATGATGTACCCTCCATTGGCCAAGGTTAAATATGCATTGTTGCCCAAAGTATTCAAAAACACCAAAATCCTATCCATTTCGCTTATTTTGAACTGGATTGTAGGACCTATTTTAATGTTCGCTTTGGCCATTATCTTTTTAAGGGATTATCCGGAATACATGGTTGGGCTTATTTTAATTGGTTTGGCCCGTTGCATTGCCATGGTGCTGGTCTGGAACGATTTGGCCGAAGGCAGCAGCGAATATGGGGCTGGATTGGTGGCGCTCAACAGTGTTTTTCAGGTATTTGCGTATAGTTTTTATGCCTGGATTTTCATCACTGTTCTCCCTCCCTATTTCGGGTTTGAAGGAGCCATTGTCGATATTTCCATCGGTACCATTGCCGAGAGCGTGGCCATCTATCTTGGCATTCCGTTTTTAATGGGAATTTTAAGTCGACAAA
It encodes the following:
- a CDS encoding nucleotidyltransferase family protein, whose translation is MSAEENIAVVVLAAGGSSRLGRPKQLVEFNGKTLLERTLDQVDMLGFQIKILVLGANQDKIQQKISSDGFKVATNPDWEQGMASSIKIGLEAALAEENGLDHILFLVSDQPFLEPTNLIKLVHTQLTKNPKATYSKYGDNIGVPAIFGKAAFPLLLKLKGDEGAKKLMHLEEFNFCTETFKNGGFDVDTEEDVQQLKQMEV
- a CDS encoding molybdopterin molybdotransferase MoeA; translated protein: MVTIEEALRIIEDQNISLKSETKPLEGALGYALSKNTVSPFDVPEFDNSAMDGYALCGLYQEYKLVGEVAAGDSKEVLIGDGEAVRIFTGAKVPKNTSAVMMQEKTSVKESTLFLDEMPKTGQNIRKKGGQLTEGQEVFEKGHILNPPSLALMGSLGLEKLEVYSKPQVNIITTGNELVKPGQPKTEGQIYESNSYAISGALQQFGFKHHKKTQIQDDFEATKAGIKTALESCDVLIVSGGISVGDYDFVKQSLEENGVNELFYKVFQKPGKPLYFGRKDNQFVFALPGNPASSLTCFYVYVLPLLQKLSGYETTGLPIYQFPIKHAYENRFGRPSFLKAHILDGRVEILDGQGSSMIQSMAKGNALAFIDDGEQLKEGDYIKCKLIS
- a CDS encoding winged helix-turn-helix domain-containing protein, producing MGTSKELKLRCWIDIDGKKFFGSGRAQLLMMIDKNGSLSKAAKEMGMSYRKAWSMVEDMNLRGQQPYVELHKGGTTGGGAELTETGRKVLSTFLAMNTKITATVQQHTEEMLGLI
- the moaA gene encoding GTP 3',8-cyclase MoaA; amino-acid sequence: MIEKKPQIIDNFGRPHTYLRISLTDRCNLRCFYCMPEEGIELMEKPSIMTLEEIIEMTRTFRDLGVDTVRLTGGEPLVRKNFGFLVEELAKLGVTLKLTTNGIILDKYLDLFDKIGLRKINFSLDTLDKAKSIFITKRDYYERIMRNLEMALDMDMDIKLNIVLIKGVNDKEINDFIALTKDKKITPKFIEFMPFKGNKWDWSKGVSKDEILKTVGDKFGEIETLKNPKHSTSTNFRVKGHKGSFGIVSTITNPFCDECNRIRLTADGKMKNCLFATSETDLLTPLRNGENIDKIILEAIKSKKHSRDGMDVKMDAEHYEQNRSMISIGG
- a CDS encoding DUF4249 domain-containing protein; this translates as MKNYISLIIITLLAVTSCTDVVEVDVPTAETRLVVEASLDWEKGTAGNVQSIELSTSTPYFDLDSDAAVDGAQVNVTDLDSGDEFLFEGQGNGLYTTSNFIPVLYHQYQLEIIYDNETYLATETLYPVSDIKALTQSTEGGFDDEFLELNLYFDDPEEEENFYLIRYQEEGDPFPDLEDQSDEFTNGNEQHDFYEKDDDEDNNEQPFEPGDTVFVDLYGISEQYYNYIRLLIEQYYSAGDPFGAVPAPIKGNCINQDNPANFAYGYFRVTQVSRGSYTFQ
- a CDS encoding sulfite exporter TauE/SafE family protein, with the protein product MSVEYLPIVFFLIALFYSSVGFGGGSSYLAILSLFLTDFYEIRSTALILNICVVTIGTLFFIKNRVFTLKKFWPFLVASIPLAYLGALLRLSKTSFFMVLGISLVLAGIFMLLRFVKKKMDTYEFSNTKKLLLGGSIGLLSGVSGIGGGIFLSPVLNLLKWANPRTIASLASVFILVNSISGLIGLNVAGTFKLNNELMLQLIVAVVIGGSIGSYLSNKKFNLKFLGVLTSILVVYVGFRLILMHGFGIQI
- the moaCB gene encoding bifunctional molybdenum cofactor biosynthesis protein MoaC/MoaB — encoded protein: MVDITHKITSLREATAEAIVKTSSQATIDAIKNNDVPKGNVFEMAKAAGLLGVKKTPDLLPDCHPLPIEYTGIDYKIDGLDIIISMTVKTIYKTGVEVEAMHGASIVALTMYDMLKPIDKNIEISTIRLKSKKGGKSSFKINSEGLTADVVVCSDTISKGKGEDRAGEAIMERLKVFGVESQKSIIPDEAEEIIKIMGSTTADLVIFTGGTGVGPRDVTPQTLEPLLDIKLKGVEEQMRSYGQERMPYAMFSRSIAGIKDGKLILALPGSTKGAAESMDAIFPHVLHAFKVIEGKRHD
- a CDS encoding MoaD/ThiS family protein, whose amino-acid sequence is MKVTVKYFGLVAEAADKFEEVLEFNGELTASELKAQCLNGLAIADKDSVQIAVNQNLDDKITLKDGDEVALLPPFAGG
- a CDS encoding molybdenum cofactor biosynthesis protein MoaE; translated protein: MDKKKPKKVFVQGAIPPEKIANSVANHQSKTKIGAHSIFLGQIRADEVDGKTVTAIDYTAYEEMAEKVFHEIRETAFAKFDITCAHIYHSLGKVKVGELCLFVFTSSAHRKIAIEATNFFVEEIKAKVPVFGKEIFEDETHQWKVNK
- a CDS encoding XdhC family protein, with the protein product MRELDTIILRYLELKSQHIRCVLATVVHVDGSSYRRPGARMLVDEYGNITGAISGGCLEGDALRKALFALDKQENKLVTYDTSDEDDAIIGAQLGCNGIIQVLFEPIDYTDANNPCELLRAVSEQEVPMAISVLFNLDKTQKQSGTVLVSDENQVVLSKQIHNDLHKALFIKGKEVINEGYSCFGELEIDDEKHYLFIQMHQPPVKVVLVGAGNDAQILAQQADLLGWNVTVTDGRPTHANKERFVGSCQVIVAKPQETLENINIDQHTCFVLMSHNYNYDLSVLKLLLGKTETPYIGILGPLKKYNRMLNELADEGIVVSKDDLNKIHAPVGLEIGAETPAEIGLSILAEIQSVLKQKDARPLKQKTEPIHDTTANEFQKISI
- a CDS encoding cysteine desulfurase family protein; the encoded protein is MSLTEKIYLDYNATTPTTPEVVEAMLPYFTENFGNASSDHSFGWCADDAVETARNQVAKLVSCRPTEITFTSGATEAANLALFGFCRRNRSRGNHIITCKTEHKAVLECMDALEADGFEVTYLDVDNHGNIDLNELETALKPSTILVCIMLANNETGLIHPIRKITELAHSKGVSVMSDITQAVGKIPVDLQDLGIDLAIFSSHKLYGPKGVGALYLNKNNKISIAKHLFGGNHEKGVRPGTLNVPGIVGFGKACAIAQQSIEEDHQKQLNLRNQLEQELLAIGGATINCNVEERLPNTTNVSFSNMDGSKLLRYLNKLAVSRGSACNANLVKPSHVLKAMGYDDATALASLRISTGLNTTSEDIEKAVYEIKKAVNQLKTVSL
- a CDS encoding HesA/MoeB/ThiF family protein yields the protein MSRYDRQIKLKEVGPEGQEQLRNAKVLIVGVGGLGCPAAMYLVGAGVGKIGLMDHDKVEMSNLHRQVLFQESDVGRPKAVVAKQRLEKQNSEVQFEIYEEPLTTENAEKIINQYDVVLDGTDNFETKYLINDACILVDKPWVFASIYKNEGQLSVFNYNDGPTYRCVFPKSTRQNISCEATGVLGVLPGILGTLQAAEVLKIILGAGEVLSGKIKLINMMQASEQTIKINKRPEEVEKIRKEGIAPVYIDCDLKHKEHWYLDVREVFEQPKPKGKNVLSIPLNDLVTRHEEIPNNQEVFVFCQSGKRSKNAIEILENEFGFHNLKNVEGGIETIIDG